The following DNA comes from Cytophagales bacterium.
TAACCATTTGTTGATTAATAACGAAAGAATCTATTTATTACTAATTAATGTTGCAAAACTAAATTGTTGCTACACTACATTGCATAGAGCAAAGGCCAAAGCGTTGAACCCAGCCAGTTGGCGGGGCTCTGCTCTCTACATTTATTTATTTGTCAATCATGAGTGAATTATTAAAACTAATAGAAAAAGAATACCAGGAAACACGTAAGAACTTACCTGATTTTAAAGCCGGGGATACAATTAATGTCCATTATAAGATCCGTGAGGGCAAAAAGGAAAGGGTGCAGCAATTCCAGGGGACAGTAATTCAAAGGAAAAATCCGAGTTCTAATGGTGAAACTTTTACTGTCAGGAAAATATCGAATGGTATTGGTGTAGAAAGGATCTTCCCATTTATTTCACCAAATATTGCTGAAATAAAGGTCATCCGACAAGGTTCTGTAAGACGGGCCAGACTGTATTATTTAAGAAATGTTTCCACTAAAGCTGCCAGGATCAAGGAAAAAATAATCGGAGATTCCAGGAAATCAGGTACTAAGAAACAGAAAAGCGCGTAACGCAGGGCGTTTTCACCACGCTTAAGCTCTTTTTCCCCATCAAAAGGTATAGTAGAATACTAATAAAAAATGCTAATATACGAATGTTCCATAAGCTGGCGTAGCCAGAACCAAACAAGTTATTAATCAACAGTCGGCAATCGGCAATCGGCAATCGGCAGTCGGCAGTCGGCAACATTGGCGACTGTGGACTGCCGACTGTGGACTTGTTTCAGATTAGCTTCTCTAAAGGGTAAAGTCAGGATGTCTGAATTTACTCATCTCTAAACCAATCCCTATTTCCCAGATCAATGAACGTTGAATTTTACAAATACCAGGGTACTGGCAATGATTTTATTATGATTGATGACAGAAAGAATGATTTTGACCACAATGATCATCAATTAATAAACAAATTGTGTAGCAGGAAATTTGGAATTGGGGCTGATGGGCTTATCCTGATCCGGGATCACGCTGATCATAACTTTGAAATGGTTTATTTTAATGCAGATGGGTATCAAAGTTCATTGTGCGGTAATGGAGCAAGATGTGCCGTCCATTTTGCAAATTATTTAAGTATTGTTAATAATAAATGTCGTTTTAAAGCAATTGATGGCGAACATGAAGCTTTTATTGATGATCTCATGCCCGTCAGCCCTAAAGCAAAAAAGGAAATAGAGGAAATAACGGCA
Coding sequences within:
- a CDS encoding 50S ribosomal protein L19: MSELLKLIEKEYQETRKNLPDFKAGDTINVHYKIREGKKERVQQFQGTVIQRKNPSSNGETFTVRKISNGIGVERIFPFISPNIAEIKVIRQGSVRRARLYYLRNVSTKAARIKEKIIGDSRKSGTKKQKSA